In Thermoanaerobaculia bacterium, a single genomic region encodes these proteins:
- a CDS encoding response regulator translates to MKTVLLVEDDQTLRTSLCELLESEGYKALAAGNGFEAVDLLRHEPHPDLILLDLMMPVMNGWAFLKYRNEHSVLSSVPVVVTTGWKEVPGEAEVIGVQGYLRKPLDPKEVLETVRKHCG, encoded by the coding sequence TCGAAGACGATCAAACCTTGCGCACCAGCCTCTGCGAGTTGCTCGAGTCGGAAGGGTATAAGGCGCTCGCCGCCGGAAACGGATTCGAGGCCGTCGATCTCCTTCGCCACGAGCCGCACCCCGATCTCATCCTTCTCGACCTGATGATGCCGGTGATGAACGGCTGGGCTTTCCTGAAGTATCGCAACGAGCACTCCGTGCTCTCCTCGGTTCCCGTCGTCGTGACCACGGGGTGGAAGGAAGTCCCCGGCGAAGCAGAGGTCATCGGCGTTCAAGGTTATCTGCGGAAGCCGCTCGACCCCAAGGAAGTGCTCGAAACCGTCCGCAAGCACTGCGGCTGA